One genomic window of Glycine soja cultivar W05 chromosome 9, ASM419377v2, whole genome shotgun sequence includes the following:
- the LOC114368632 gene encoding structural maintenance of chromosomes protein 6-like, which produces MLDSVLEFITQAASSSTFIFCFCNLIIVIILVDLKPSLSIHQESEIPPSKGDENEKQRAKYSNSLVEKETASLPQAVEVSHDQEAETVESIGIEGNDYCNNEDEEKVEEEDDDEDNNDEDELKRRVEEFIEKVNKGWKEELLSTCIGLK; this is translated from the coding sequence ATGTTGGATTCTGTGTTGGAGTTCATCACTCAAGCTGCTTCCAGCTCAAcattcattttctgcttctgcAATTTGATCATAGTCATTATCCTAGTGGACTTGAAGCCTAGCCTCAGCATTCATCAAGAAAGTGAAATCCCTCCTTCCAAAGGTGACGAGAATGAGAAACAAAGAGCAAAATACTCTAATTCTCTTGTGGAAAAAGAGACAGCATCATTGCCACAAGCAGTGGAAGTGTCACATGATCAGGAAGCAGAAACAGTTGAGAGCATTGGAATTGAAGGCAATGATTATTGCAACAACGAAGATGAGGAAAAAGTGGAAGAGGAGGATGACGACGAAGACAACAACGATGAGGATGAGCTGAAGAGAAGAGTGGAAGAGTTTATAGAGAAAGTTAACAAAGGGTGGAAGGAAGAACTGTTGAGCACATGCATAGGACTCAAATAA
- the LOC114368628 gene encoding enolase-like, giving the protein MATIKAVKARQIFDSRGNPTVEVDVILSDGSFHRAAVPSGASTGVYEALELRDGGSDYLGKGVLKAVENVNSIIAPALLGKDPTKQTEIDNFMVQQLDGTVNEWGWCKQKLGANAILAVSLAVCKAGAAVKKIPLYKHIANLAGNKTLVLPVPSFNVINGGSHAGNKLAMQEFMILPVGASSFKEAMKMGVEVYHHLKAVIKKKYGQDATNVGDEGGFAPNIQENQEGLELLKTAIAKAGYTGKVVIGMDVAASEFYDNKDKTYDLNFKEENNDGSQKISGDSLKNVYKSYVTDYPIVSIEDPFDQDDWEHYAKLTAEVGQQVQIVGDDLLVTNPKRVEKAIKEKACNALLLKVNQIGSVTESIEAVRMSKQAGWGVMASHRSGETEDTFIADLSVGLATGQIKTGAPCRSERLAKYNQLLRIEEELGSAAVYAGAKFRAPVEPY; this is encoded by the exons ATGGCAACGATCAAGGCCGTGAAAGCTCGCCAGATCTTCGACAGCCGTGGAAATCCAACCGTCGAA GTTGACGTTATTCTCAGCGATGGAAGCTTCCACAGAGCCGCCGTGCCTAGCGGTGCTTCAACAG GTGTTTATGAGGCTTTGGAATTAAGGGATGGAGGCTCAGACTACCTCGGGAAAGGTGTTCTCAAG GCTGTGGAGAATGTTAATTCAATTATAGCACCTGCTCTGCTTGGCAAG GACCCAACGAAGCAGACTGAAATTGACAATTTTATGGTACAGCAGCTTGATGGAACTGTTAATGAATGGGGGTGGTGCAAGCAGAAG CTTGGAGCCAATGCTATTTTGGCAGTGTCACTTGCTGTCTGCAAGGCTGGTGCTGCAGTGAAGAAAATTCCTCTGTACAAG caCATTGCCAATCTGGCTGGAAACAAGACTTTGGTACTGCCTGTACCTTCATTCAATGTTATCAATGGAGGCTCACATGCTGGAAATAAGCTAGCAATGCAG GAATTTATGATTCTCCCTGTTGGGGCATCTTCCTTCAAAGAAGCAATGAAAATGGGCGTAGAAGTATACCATCATCTAAAG GCtgttattaaaaagaaatacggTCAGGATGCTACTAACGTTGGTGATGAAGGTGGCTTTGCTCCTAATATCCAG GAAAACCAAGAAGGTCTTGAGCTTCTGAAGACTGCCATTGCCAAAGCTGGTTACACTGGAAAG GTTGTAATTGGGATGGATGTTGCTGCTTCAGAATTTTATGATAACAAGGACAAAACCTATGACTTGAATTTTAAGGAAGAG AATAATGATGGATCACAGAAAATCTCAGGAGACAGCTTAAAGAATGTGTACAAATCATATGTGACAGATTATCCAATTGTGTCCATTGAGGATCCATTTGATCAGGATGACTGGGAGCACTATGCAAAATTAACAGCTGAAGTTGGCCAGCAGGTGCAGATTGTTGGTGATGATCTCCTTGTCACCAACCCAAAG CGGGTGGAGAAAGCAATCAAGGAGAAGGCTTGCAATGCCCTTCTGTTGAAG GTGAATCAAATTGGTAGTGTAACTGAAAGTATTGAAGCTGTGAGAATGTCTAAACAAGCTGGTTGGGGTGTCATGGCTAGCCACAGGAG TGGTGAAACTGAGGATACCTTCATTGCTGACCTCTCAGTTGGATTAGCAACT GGTCAGATCAAGACTGGAGCTCCCTGCCGATCTGAAAGGCTTGCCAAGTACAACCAG CTCCTGAGGATTGAGGAGGAACTTGGTTCTGCTGCTGTGTATGCTGGTGCCAAATTCAGAGCCCCCGTGGAGCCCTACTGA